Below is a window of Paraburkholderia azotifigens DNA.
GCCGCGGCGCCACGCGTTTTTGTCTCTCTTCACCTTTTTACTGACGCCCCCAGGTTAATTACTGCGACCGGCGAACAATCGATGACCAAGAAAGTTTATGTAAAGACCTTTGGCTGCCAGATGAACGAGTACGACTCCGACAAGATGGTCGACGTACTCGGCGCAGCCGAAGGCCTCGTCAAGACCGACACGCCCGAAGACGCCGACGTCATTCTGTTCAACACGTGCTCGGTGCGCGAAAAGGCGCAGGAGAAAGTCTTCTCCGATCTCGGCCGCGTGCGCGAACTGAAGGAAGCGAATCCGAATCTGCTGATCGGCGTCGGCGGCTGTGTGGCGAGCCAGGAAGGCGCGTCGATCGTCGCACGCGCACCGTACGTCGACCTCGTGTTCGGTCCGCAGACGCTGCATCGTCTGCCGCAGATGATCGATCAGCGCCGCGCAAGCGGCCGCGCGCAGGTCGACATCACTTTCCCGGAAATCGAGAAGTTCGATCACCTGCCGCCCGCGCGCGTCGACGGTCCGAGCGCGTTCGTATCAATCATGGAAGGCTGCAGCAAGTACTGCAGCTATTGCGTCGTGCCGTACACGCGCGGTGAAGAGGTGTCGCGGCCGCTCGACGACGTGCTCACCGAAATCGCCGGTCTCGCCGATCAGGGCGTGCGCGAAGTCACGCTGCTCGGCCAGAACGTGAACGCGTACCGTGGCGCGATGACGCTCGGCGCGACGGAAATCGCCGACTTCGCGACGCTGATCGAATACGTCGCGGAAATCCCCGGCATCGAACGGATTCGCTACACGACGTCGCATCCGAAGGAATTCACGCAGCGCCTGATCGATACCTACGCGAAGGTGCCGAAGCTCGTCAGCCATCTGCATTTGCCCGTGCAACACGGCTCGGACCGCATCCTGATGGCGATGAAGCGCGGCTACACGGTGCTCGAATACAAGTCGGTGATTCGCAAGCTGCGCGCGATCCGTCCGGATCTGTCGCTGTCGACGGACATGATCGTCGGCTTCCCCGGCGAGACGGAAGAAGACTTCGACAAGATGATGCAGCTCGTGCACGACATGAGCTACGACACGAGCTTCTCGTTCATCTACAGCCCGCGTCCCGGCACGCCCGCCGCGAATCTGCACGACGACACGCCGCGCGAAGTGAAGCTGCGCCGTCTGCAGCATCTGCAGGCGACCATCGAG
It encodes the following:
- the miaB gene encoding tRNA (N6-isopentenyl adenosine(37)-C2)-methylthiotransferase MiaB, coding for MTKKVYVKTFGCQMNEYDSDKMVDVLGAAEGLVKTDTPEDADVILFNTCSVREKAQEKVFSDLGRVRELKEANPNLLIGVGGCVASQEGASIVARAPYVDLVFGPQTLHRLPQMIDQRRASGRAQVDITFPEIEKFDHLPPARVDGPSAFVSIMEGCSKYCSYCVVPYTRGEEVSRPLDDVLTEIAGLADQGVREVTLLGQNVNAYRGAMTLGATEIADFATLIEYVAEIPGIERIRYTTSHPKEFTQRLIDTYAKVPKLVSHLHLPVQHGSDRILMAMKRGYTVLEYKSVIRKLRAIRPDLSLSTDMIVGFPGETEEDFDKMMQLVHDMSYDTSFSFIYSPRPGTPAANLHDDTPREVKLRRLQHLQATIEENVQRISEAMVGKVERILVERPARKDPNELAGRTENNRVVNFPAPVETHARLIGQMIDVKIVHAYPHSLRGELVMVHDTAPAAH